One Angustibacter luteus genomic window carries:
- a CDS encoding lamin tail domain-containing protein, whose translation MPRTPRRLVAGSAVLLVVGATAVVASAPANAVSSSVVISQVYGGGGNAGATYKNDFVQLFNGSTSPVDVTGWTIGYFPATSTGPAASLTTLSGTIAAGHSYLVQMAAGAGGTADLPTPDAVGAALISGTAGRIDVFNDVQQLVDRVGFGTTATTFEGSGPAPAPSNTTAVVRNAPCTDTDNNAADFATAPPAPENSATATPACTAAPPTGQPATIEQIQGATHTSPLKDQLVTDVQGVVTAKGPRGFWFQSTTPDADDATSDGVYVFTSSAPAVAVGDAVSVDATVTEFFPGAGGLSTTELTRPTVAVASSGNSLPAPVVLGVDRVAPAQTIKSGAPGDVQAAGVPFSPTTDAMDFDESLEGMRVAVAKPVAVGPTNTGFGETPIIPGGSPDVIRSARGGVVYSGYDHPNGARLIMDDQLLPAGSVTAMNVGDKIKDQAVGVLDYDFSNFHLNLTAAPTVKRLGLQREVTDAPSADQLAVATFNVENLAPADPQTKFDRLAAQIVTNLRSPDLLAVEEIQDNSGATNDGTVASDLTVSKLVAAIRAAGGPKYKSQSIDPVDGADGGQPGGNIRQVFLYRTDRGLGFVQRDGGTSTTPVTVEGVGAKTHLSVSPGRIDPANTAWNASRKPLVGQFKWNGQPLFVIANHLNSKGGDNAVFGRYQPPVRSSEVQRHQQAQLVHQFVANLQQANSSAKIIVLGDINDFEFSQTADLLVGGINPLVDLPRTLPKKERYTYVFDGNSQVLDHILISGSLAKDGSTKLYEYDAVHTNSEFFDQDSDHDPQVVRLDVR comes from the coding sequence ATGCCACGAACTCCCCGCCGGCTCGTCGCCGGCTCCGCCGTCCTGCTCGTCGTCGGCGCCACCGCCGTCGTCGCGTCGGCCCCCGCGAACGCGGTGTCGTCGTCCGTCGTGATCAGCCAGGTGTACGGGGGTGGCGGCAACGCCGGCGCCACGTACAAGAACGACTTCGTCCAGCTGTTCAACGGCTCGACGAGCCCGGTGGACGTCACCGGCTGGACCATCGGGTACTTCCCGGCCACCAGCACCGGACCCGCCGCGAGCCTCACGACCCTGAGCGGCACCATCGCCGCCGGCCACAGCTACCTGGTGCAGATGGCCGCCGGGGCCGGCGGCACGGCCGACCTGCCCACCCCGGACGCCGTCGGCGCGGCGCTGATCAGCGGCACCGCCGGGCGCATCGACGTCTTCAACGACGTCCAGCAGCTCGTCGACCGGGTCGGCTTCGGCACCACCGCGACCACCTTCGAGGGCAGCGGACCTGCCCCGGCGCCGTCCAACACCACCGCGGTCGTGCGCAACGCGCCCTGCACGGACACGGACAACAACGCGGCCGACTTCGCCACCGCGCCACCGGCCCCCGAGAACTCGGCGACCGCGACGCCCGCCTGCACGGCCGCGCCTCCCACGGGTCAGCCCGCCACGATCGAGCAGATCCAGGGCGCGACGCACACCTCGCCGCTCAAGGACCAGCTGGTGACCGACGTCCAGGGCGTCGTGACCGCCAAGGGACCCCGGGGCTTCTGGTTCCAGTCGACGACCCCGGACGCGGACGACGCGACCAGCGACGGCGTGTACGTGTTCACCAGCAGCGCGCCGGCCGTCGCGGTCGGCGACGCCGTCAGCGTCGACGCCACCGTCACCGAGTTCTTCCCGGGCGCCGGCGGTCTGAGCACGACCGAGCTGACCCGACCGACGGTCGCCGTGGCCTCGTCGGGCAACTCGCTGCCCGCGCCCGTCGTGCTGGGCGTCGACCGGGTCGCGCCGGCCCAGACGATCAAGAGCGGCGCTCCGGGCGACGTCCAGGCGGCCGGCGTGCCGTTCTCGCCGACCACGGACGCCATGGACTTCGACGAGTCGCTGGAAGGCATGCGGGTCGCGGTGGCCAAGCCGGTCGCGGTCGGCCCGACGAACACCGGGTTCGGCGAGACGCCGATCATCCCCGGCGGCAGCCCTGATGTGATCCGCAGCGCGCGCGGCGGCGTCGTGTACTCCGGCTACGACCACCCCAACGGCGCCCGGCTGATCATGGACGACCAGCTGCTGCCCGCCGGATCGGTCACCGCGATGAACGTGGGCGACAAGATCAAGGACCAGGCGGTCGGCGTCCTCGACTACGACTTCTCGAACTTCCACCTGAACCTCACCGCAGCGCCGACCGTCAAGCGGCTGGGCCTGCAGCGCGAGGTCACCGACGCGCCGTCCGCGGACCAGCTGGCGGTGGCCACGTTCAACGTGGAGAACCTCGCCCCGGCCGACCCACAGACGAAGTTCGACCGGTTGGCCGCTCAGATCGTCACGAACCTGCGCTCCCCCGACCTGCTGGCCGTCGAGGAGATCCAGGACAACAGCGGCGCCACCAACGACGGCACCGTCGCCAGCGACCTCACGGTGAGCAAGCTGGTCGCGGCGATCCGCGCCGCCGGCGGACCGAAGTACAAGTCGCAGTCGATCGACCCGGTCGACGGCGCGGACGGCGGGCAGCCGGGTGGCAACATCCGGCAGGTCTTCCTCTACCGCACTGACCGCGGCCTCGGTTTCGTGCAGCGCGACGGCGGGACGTCCACCACCCCGGTGACGGTCGAGGGGGTCGGCGCCAAGACCCACCTGTCCGTCAGCCCTGGCCGCATCGACCCCGCGAACACCGCCTGGAACGCCAGCCGCAAGCCGCTGGTCGGACAGTTCAAGTGGAACGGGCAGCCCCTGTTCGTGATCGCCAACCACCTGAACTCCAAGGGTGGCGACAACGCGGTGTTCGGCCGCTACCAGCCGCCGGTGCGGTCCAGCGAGGTGCAGCGCCACCAGCAGGCGCAGCTCGTGCACCAGTTCGTCGCGAACCTGCAGCAGGCGAACTCGTCGGCGAAGATCATCGTGCTCGGTGACATCAACGACTTCGAGTTCTCGCAGACGGCGGACCTGCTGGTGGGTGGCATCAACCCGTTGGTCGACCTGCCGCGGACTCTGCCGAAGAAGGAGCGCTACACGTACGTCTTCGACGGCAACAGCCAGGTGCTCGACCACATCCTGATCAGCGGTTCGCTGGCCAAGGACGGCAGCACGAAGCTGTACGAGTACGACGCCGTGCACACCAACTCGGAGTTCTTCGACCAGGACAGCGACCACGACCCGCAGGTCGTGCGGCTCGACGTCCGCTAG
- a CDS encoding adenylyl cyclase translates to MSRQHTDARALPPTAARRRRPRPASLLVVLATVVGIALLGVSAPAAATSGAAGAHPGHHQPSPPDLGPNVTVLDPSMPLAEVQATVDAVAAQQIDDEMGTGRYTLLFKPGTYGSVDHPLVFQVGYYTEVAGLGASPTDVVINGHVDVYNRCLTADNCIALDNFWRSVSNLTINVAGGTDCRASGEFWAVSQAAPMRRVNITGGTLTLMDYCTAGPQYASGGFISDSRTGDVINGSQQQFLVRDSRIGSWSNGVWNQVFAGVQGAPAQSFPDPTYTTLATTPASREKPFLYLDPAGRYRVLVPAPRRDSSGTTWENGPTAGRSLPLSDFFVARPSDSVRTINAQLARGKNLLLTPGVYDVDRSIEVKRADTVVLGLGMATLTAARGAVPLVVGDVKGVDVAGLMIDAGPVRSPALMRVGTRHGHGSQPGQRGRPGSSSAADPTGVQDVFFRVGGPHAGKAVVALEVNSDHVLLDDIWSWRADHGQGVGWTVNTADHGLVVNGDDVTATGLFVEHYQKDNVVWNGERGRTVFFQNELPYDAPNQAAWQHDGVLGYAGYKVAGSVRTHELWGGGSYVYTNVDPTIHASHGFEVPDRPGVRLHDLLTVQLGAGTLDHVVNDTGVPTGATGTASFVVSYP, encoded by the coding sequence ATGTCTCGTCAGCACACCGATGCGAGAGCGCTCCCACCCACCGCCGCGCGGCGGCGGCGTCCGCGACCCGCGTCGCTGCTCGTCGTCCTGGCGACCGTGGTCGGCATCGCGCTCCTCGGCGTGAGCGCGCCGGCGGCGGCAACGTCCGGCGCGGCGGGCGCGCACCCGGGGCACCACCAGCCCAGCCCGCCCGACCTCGGCCCGAACGTCACGGTGCTCGACCCGTCCATGCCACTCGCCGAGGTCCAGGCAACCGTGGATGCCGTTGCGGCACAGCAGATCGACGACGAGATGGGGACCGGACGGTACACGTTGCTGTTCAAGCCCGGCACGTACGGCTCGGTGGATCACCCGCTGGTCTTCCAGGTCGGCTACTACACCGAGGTCGCCGGGCTGGGCGCCTCGCCGACGGACGTCGTCATCAACGGTCACGTGGACGTGTACAACCGGTGCCTCACCGCCGACAACTGCATCGCGCTCGACAACTTCTGGCGCTCCGTCTCCAACCTCACGATCAACGTGGCCGGCGGCACCGACTGCCGCGCCTCGGGCGAGTTCTGGGCCGTCTCGCAGGCGGCTCCGATGCGCCGGGTGAACATCACCGGAGGCACCTTGACGCTGATGGACTACTGCACCGCGGGGCCGCAGTACGCAAGCGGTGGCTTCATCTCCGACTCCCGCACCGGGGACGTGATCAACGGCTCCCAGCAGCAGTTCCTGGTCCGCGACAGCAGGATCGGCAGCTGGTCGAACGGCGTGTGGAACCAGGTCTTCGCCGGTGTGCAGGGTGCCCCGGCGCAGTCCTTCCCGGACCCGACCTACACGACCCTGGCCACCACCCCGGCCAGCCGGGAGAAGCCGTTCCTGTACCTCGACCCCGCCGGCCGCTACCGGGTGCTGGTGCCGGCCCCGCGACGGGACTCGTCCGGCACGACCTGGGAGAACGGGCCCACCGCCGGACGTTCCCTCCCGCTGTCCGACTTCTTCGTGGCGCGCCCCTCCGACTCGGTGCGCACCATCAACGCCCAGCTCGCCCGCGGCAAGAACCTGCTCCTCACCCCGGGGGTGTACGACGTCGACCGCAGCATCGAGGTCAAGCGGGCCGACACCGTCGTGCTGGGTCTGGGGATGGCGACGCTCACCGCGGCCCGCGGTGCCGTGCCGCTGGTCGTCGGCGACGTCAAGGGCGTCGACGTCGCGGGGCTGATGATCGACGCCGGTCCGGTGCGCTCCCCCGCGCTGATGCGCGTCGGCACCCGGCACGGGCACGGCAGTCAGCCCGGACAGCGCGGCCGGCCCGGCAGCAGCAGCGCAGCGGACCCGACCGGCGTCCAGGACGTGTTCTTCCGGGTCGGTGGCCCGCACGCCGGGAAGGCCGTGGTCGCGCTCGAGGTGAACAGCGACCACGTCCTGCTCGACGACATCTGGTCGTGGCGCGCCGACCACGGGCAGGGCGTCGGCTGGACGGTCAACACGGCCGACCACGGCCTGGTCGTGAACGGTGACGACGTGACCGCCACCGGGCTGTTCGTCGAGCACTACCAGAAGGACAACGTCGTCTGGAACGGTGAGCGCGGGCGTACCGTGTTCTTCCAGAACGAGCTGCCGTACGACGCCCCGAACCAGGCGGCCTGGCAGCACGACGGTGTGCTGGGTTACGCGGGCTACAAGGTGGCCGGCTCGGTACGCACCCACGAGCTGTGGGGTGGCGGGAGCTACGTCTACACGAACGTCGACCCGACGATCCACGCCAGCCACGGGTTCGAGGTCCCCGACCGACCGGGGGTGCGACTGCACGACCTGCTGACGGTGCAGCTCGGGGCCGGCACGCTCGACCACGTCGTCAACGACACCGGCGTCCCCACTGGCGCCACCGGCACGGCGAGCTTCGTGGTCAGCTACCCCTGA